One genomic window of Magnolia sinica isolate HGM2019 chromosome 3, MsV1, whole genome shotgun sequence includes the following:
- the LOC131240100 gene encoding uncharacterized protein LOC131240100 yields the protein MCIYVFDTRKNPRAPDLHKVVEKDEKELLLLLMAICLSDGLEMRVADGKKTIATFFSCVMSTIGGNSAGLGNAVVNVYINHEKKFAFVDMRTIEEVSNAMALDGITFEALVVKLREGTGPNANTGVITRVLATVGELARVGGFGMKQYLGELMPVIVEALLDGAAVIKREVALATLGQVV from the exons ATGTGTATTTATGTGTTTGACACGCGAAAGAATCCAAGAGCTCCTGATTTGCATAAAGTTGTTGAGAAGGATGAGAAGGagctgttgttgctgctgatGGCCATTTGCCTTAGTGATGGTCTTGAAATGAGGGTTGCAGATGGgaaaaag ACAATTGCAACATTTTTTAGCTGTGTTATGTCTACTATTGGAGGAAACAGTGCTGGTCTTG GCAATGCTGTGGTTAATGTGTACATTAATCACGAGAAGAAGTTTGCTTTTGTGGATATGAGAACTATTGAAGAAGTGAGCAATGCAATGGCATTAGACGGGATAACGTTTGAG GCACTTGTGGTGAAGCTAAGGGAAGGCACCGGGCCAAATGCTAATACTGGTGTTATCACTAGAGTTCTTGCAACTGTTGGGGAGCTTGCTAGGGTG GGAGGTTTTGGAATGAAGCAATATCTTGGTGAACTAATGCCAGTAATTGTTGAAGCCCTCTTGGATGGAGCTGCTGTTATAAAGCGTGAAGTGGCTCTCGCAACTCTTGGTCAAGTTGTATAG